In Polyangium spumosum, the DNA window GTTTTTCTGGGCCGCTCAGGCGACGCCGAGGGACCGTGCGATCGGGAGGAGCACCTCGCCCGTGAAGTCCCGCGTCGAGCGCGGGACCCAGGCGACGCCGAGCCGCTCGAGCAGGCTTTGACGCGCGCGCTCGATGTGCGGCGTGACGAGCAGGGAGCGCGGTCGAGGGAGGTGCGGCTCCTCGCCGTTCGCGCCCGCCATCCGCTCGAGCTCTTGCCAGAGAGGAGACTCGTCGAGCCGGGTCCCGACGAAGACGAACGGCTGCTCGCAAAAATCGTGGACGAGCGCGGCGTAGTGGGGATCTTTCTCCGTCGCGAGGCGCGCGCCGTACTGCGTCGTGGAGAAGGTCACGCCACGCGCGCCGCTGCGCACGTGTCCGTTGAGGTGCACGACCTCCAGCCGGGAGGAGGCGGGGACCTCGTCCGGCGGCGGATCCCCCGCGAGGGCCGCGCGGATCACGAGGGGCCGCGGCAGGTCGAACCGAGCCGCCGCGGCCGACGCGAGGTCGTCCACGTTCAGCGTGTAGATGCGGCGCCAGGGCAGGGCGAACCAGACCCGGTAAAACGCCGGCAGCCGCGCCGCGTCGACCGTGAGCCGCCGCCGGAGCAGCGCCTCGAGCTCGTCGGGGGCCTCGGTCAAGGCGTGCTGGAAGAGGTCCGAGAGGGCGCTGCCATCGCGGCGTTCCCCGGGGAAGCAGATCTGCCAGAGCTCGTCGGCGAGCTCGGGCCCGCTCGGGATCGGGCTGCCGTCGTGCGCCTTGGCGTCGACGGAGAAGCCGGCGCCCGTGAACAGGACCACCCGCCCGGCCGCGAGCTGCCGGCCGAGATCGCTCGTGATGTCCCCCTCTGCCATGCGGCGATCCCTCGGGCCGCGCCGCCCGACGTCGAGCCCGCCGCGGTCAGCGCGGGCTGGGCAGCCGTCCGAGGTGCATCCCGACGAACCCGGCGCAGAGGCAGCCGACGAGCGTCGCCGCGCCGTACGTCGCTGCGAGGCGGGTCTGTCCGTTCTGCGCGTACTGGACGAGCTCCAGGTTGAACGTGGAGTACGTCGTGAACCCGCCCATGAACCCCGCCCCGAGCGCCATCTGCAGCGTGGGGGAGAGCCAGGTGACGCTCCGGGAGAGCTGGAACAGCAGCGCGAGCAGAAACGAGCCTGCGATGTTGACGGCGAGGGTCCCGTACGGGAACGCGGGGCCGTATCGCTGCAGGGACCAGGTCGTCACGAGGAACCGCGCCCCCGAGCCGAGCGCGCCGCCGACGCAGACCCAGACGAGCTTCATGACCACGGGCGCGCGCGCCTCCGAGCCGGCATCCCTCTACAGAAGAGCACACCGTCGTCGTGGTCAAGCCTTCGTGAGGGGGGCGGGCGCCTCGCCTCTCCGGCGGGATGCGGTAGCATCCGCGCGCCATGACGGAAGACCAAGCGGGGACGCTCCCCTCCACCCCGCCACCCGCGAGCGCGGCGCCACACGCCGCGGCCCCGCACGGCGCCACGAGCCCTGGCGCGCGATGGGCCCTGCTCCTCGGCGCCCTCGGCGTCGTCTTCGGCGACATCGGAACGAGCCCGCTCTACGCGATCAAGGAGTGCTTCAGCCCGGCGAGCCCGCATCGGGTCCTGCCCACGCCCGACAACATCCTCGGCATCCTCTCGCTCGTCTTCTGGTCGCTCTTGATGGTCGTGACGGTGAAGTATCTCACGTTCGTCCTGAAGGCTGACAACCAGGGTTCGGGCGGCATCCTGGCGCTGCTCGCGCTCGTGCCGACCCGCAAGGGCCCGGGGACGGGGCTGCTCGTCTTGCTCGTGCTGCTCGGGGCGTCGCTCCTTTATGGCGAGGGCGTCATCACGCCCGCCATTTCGGTGCTCTCGGCCATGGAGGGCCTGGAGATCGTTTACGAGCCCTTGAAGCCCGCCGTCGTGCCGCTCACGGTGCTCATCCTCGTCGCGCTTTTCCTCGTGCAAAAGCGCGGCACCGGGGGCATCGGGAGCGTCTTCGGGACGGTCACGCTGATCTGGTTCGTGACCATCGCGGCGCTCGGGGCCCGGTGGATCGTGGCGAACCCGAGCGTGCTCGCGGCCGTGGATCCGCGGAACGCCGTACGGTTTTTCCTGGAACACAAGAGCCACGGCTTCCTCTTGCTCGGCGCGGTGGTCCTCTGCATCACGGGCTGCGAGGCGCTTTATGCGGACATGGGCCATTTCGGGCGCGGGCCCATTCGCCGGGTCTGGTTCGTGGTCGTGTGGCCCGCGCTCCTGCTCAATTATTTCGGCCAGGGCGCGTATCTGCTCCAGCACCCCGAGGGCGCGACGAACCCCTTTTATGCCCTCGCCCCCTCCTGGGCCCGCGGTCCGACGGTCGCGATCGCCACGGCGGCCACGATCGTCGCCTCGCAGGCGCTCATCTCGGGGGCGTTCTCCCTCACGCAGCAGGCGGTTCAGCTCGGCTACTTCCCGCGCGTGACGATCGTGCATACCTCGAAGGACACCGAGGGGCAGATCTACATCCCCGAGATCAACCGCGCCCTGCTCGTCGCGTGTATCACGCTCGTCCTCATGTTCCGCTCGTCGACCTCGCTCGCGGCGGCGTACGGCATCGCGGTCACGGCGACGATGACCATCACGACGATGGTCTATTTCGTGGTCGTCACGCAGCGCTGGGGCTGGCCGCTCTGGAAGGCGCTCCCGCCCGTCGCCGTCTTCCTCGCCATCGACGTCTCGTTTTTCACGGCAAACGCGGCCAAGTTCTTCCACGGCGGCTGGTTCCCCGTGGCGCTCGCGGCCGTGCTCTTCACGGTCATGACGACGTGGAAATCGGGCCGCAGGATCCTCGCCGAGTCCTTCAAGGAGGGCGTGCTGCCGCTCGAGCTCTTCCTCGAGGACGTCGAGCGCACGAAGCCCCACCGCGTCCGCGGCACGGCTGTCTTCATGGCCTCGAACCCGAACGGCACGCCGCCCGTCCTGCTCCACCATTTCAAGCACAACCAGGTCCTGCACGAGCAGGTCGTGCTCCTCTCCATCATGAACGAGCGGGTCCCCGAGATCCCGCCCGAGGCGCGCCTCTCCGTCGAGCACAAGGGCCACGGGTTTTACCGGGTCACGGCCCGTTACGGCTTCATGCAGACGCCGCACGTGCCGAGCCTGCTCGCCGCCTGCGAGGAGCACGGCCTCTCGATCGAGCTCGGGCGCGCGAGTTATTACCTCGGCCGCGAGACGCTCTTGCCGACGGGCCGCTCCAAGATGTGGAAATGGCGCAAGGACCTCTTCGCCTTCATTTCCCGCAACGCCCGCCCCGCCACGGCGTATTTCGGCCTGCCCCCGGGCCGCGTGGTGGAGCTCGGAATGCAGATCGATCTCTGAACCCGAACACGCCTCGGCGTTCGAGCGGGGCGAGCCGCTCGAGCGTGCGCTCCGCGTCGAGACCGTGATGCGATCGTGAGCCGTTGCGTCGGCGGGGTCCTTGCCCGATGCCCCGATACGGGATCGGGAGGCGCGGATCATGGTCGACGAAAGAATGGAGAACACGCCGGTACGCGTGCCGGCAGGCGGCGTGATGCTGGACGGGGATCTCGGGAACCCGGCGGGCGCGCGGGGCGTGGTGGTCTTCGCGCACGGGAGCGGCTCGAGCCGGTTCAGCCGGCGCAACCGTCATGTCGCTTCGATTCTGCAAGCCCGCGGGCTCGCGACGTTGCTCGTGGACCTCTTGACCGTCGAGGAGGAGGCCGTCGATCTGCGGACGGCCGAGGTCCGGTTCGACATCGACCTGCTCGCGCGGCGGGTCGTGGGGATCGTGGACTGGCTCGGCGGGGAGACGGTGACGGCGGGGCTCGGGATCGGGATCTTCGGCGCGAGCACGGGGGCCGCGGCGGCGCTCGTGGCGGCGGCGGAGCGCCCCGAGGCGGTGAAGGCGGTCGTCTCGCGCGGCGGGCGGCCGGATCTCGCGGGCGGCGCGCTGCCGCAGGTGAAGGCGCCGACGCTGCTCATCGTGGGGGGCGCGGACACGCTGGTGATCGACCTGAACCAGCAGGCGTTCGAGGATCTGCGGTGCGAGCGGCAGATCGTCATCGTGCCTCGGGCGACGCACCTCTTCGAGGAGCCGGGCGCGCTCGACCAGGTCGCGGATCTCGCGGGCCACTGGTTCGAGGCGCACATGGCGCCCGGGGAGCGGCGGATGGCCCGGGCATCATGAGGCGACGGAGCGCGGGCGCAGGAGCGTAGGATCGCCCCGTTGCTCGAGGGCGTGGGCGATCCAGCCGGCGAGGCGGCCGATCGCGAAGAAGGTCGTGGCCGCGCCCGGCGGCAGGCCGAGGGCGAGGCAAAGCGCGACGAGGCCGACGTCCACGGACGGGGGCGGGTAGCCGGCCTCCTTCGTCGCGTCGAGCAATGCGAAGAGGGCGGCGACGTCGGTCTTTCGAGGCGCCCCCACGCGCGCGGCGTCCACGAGCAGGGGAGGGGTGCGGGGATCCCCCTCGGGGTAGAACGGGTGACCGAGCTCGAGGATTGCGTCGCCGCGGCGCGCGCGGGCGGCCACGACGTCGCGGGCTCGCTCCGGGCGCCCGACCTCGGCGACCACGGCCTCGATGCGGTCGCAGGCGCCGCCGTGCTTGGGGCCGGAGACGGCGGCGAGGCCGGCGCTCACGCAGGCGTAGAGGTCTGCGCCGGTCGAGGCGGTGACCCGCACGGCGAAGGTCGAGGTGGCGAGCTCGTGATCCGCGATCAACACGAGGGCTCGTTCGACGGCGGCCTCGGCGCGCTCGGTCTTGCGTCCGCCGAGGGCGACGAGCAGGGCGCGGCTTACCGTGGGCTCGGCGAGCGCGGCCTTGGCGCGGCGCGCGCCGGCGGGCAGGGCCGAGAGCGCGGCGAGGCGGCGGATCAAGCCGCGGGCGCGGGGCAGCTCGGCCTCCTCGGTGGCGGCGAAGCGTAGCGGGTCACGCGCGGCGAGGGCCGGGACGGCGAGGGCGAGGGTCGCGACGGGCGGGGCGCCGTCGGGGACGAGGTCGGCGAGGCGTGTGACGGGCAGGGCGGCGTCCTCGGGCACGGTCCAGGTGGGGCGTTCGCGGGGCAAGGTGCCGGTCCAGAGCAGCTCGGCGACGGACTCGAAGGGCGCGCCGGCGGCGGCGAGGGCCGTGGCGGCCTGGCCGCGGTAGCGCGGGCCTTCGGGGCCGATCGTGGTGATCGTCGAGGTGAGGACGGGCTCGCCCCAGCGCAGGGCGGAGGCGGCGACCGGGCCGTGTCCGCGCCGCGCGTCGCTCCGGGCCTTCAACCGTTCGAGGTCCTCGCGGACGTAGAGGCGGCTCCTTCCGCCATCACTCGGCACGCTGCGGACGAGGCCGCGGCTCGTGTACGCGTAGAGCGTCTCGCGCTTCACGCCGAGCAGCGCGGCGGCCTCCGGGCCGGACAGGAGGCTCTCGGGTTGATTGTCGAATCCAGTGGGTTGATTGATCAATCCACGTTGATCAACGTTGCTCACGCCATCAAGGATACCATCAACAACGGAGGAAACGATGGATCTTGCGAAGCAAAATGGCGCGGCGAAGGCGGGCGGGCTGGATGGGGTCGTGGTGGCGGACACGGCGCTCAGCGAGGTCGACGGCGAGCGGGGGCGGCTCGTCGTGGCGGGGCACGACATCGAGGCGCTCGCGGGTCGGGTGGGCTTCGAGGATCTCTGCGGGCTGCTCTGGACGGGCGCGGCGCCGGACGCGGCGACGCGGCGCGCGATCGGGCAGGCGCTCGCGGAGGGGCGGGCGCTCGCGTTCGAGCAGATCCCGGCGCTCGGGGAGGCGCTCGTCGCCGAGGATGGAAGCGCGGCGCTCATGGCGTGCGTGGCGCATTTCGGGGCGCGCGCGGCGTGGCGGGCGGAGGGCGCTGCGCCGTGGACCGAGCTCGGCCGCGTGACGGGCGCGGTGGCGACGTTCGCGGCGGCGTGGGCGCGCCGGCGCGCGGGCGGGCAGCCGATCGCGCCGGACGTGTCGCTCGGGCACGCGGCGGACTACCTGCGGATGGTGCGCGGCGAGGTCGCGCCCGAGGCGGCGGCGCGGGCGCTCGACGCGTACCTCGTGACCGTGGCCGATCACGGCATGAACGCCTCGACCTTCACGGCGCGGGTCGTGGCCTCGACGGGCTCGGATCTCGTCTCGGCGATCGTGGCGGCGACGGGCGCGCTCAAGGGTCCGCTGCACGGGGGCGCGCCGGGGCCCGTGCTCGACATGCTCGACGCCATCGGCGAGCCGGGGCGCGCTGGGGCGTGGATCGCGGCCGAGCTCGCGGCGGGCCGGCGCATCATGGGCATGGGGCATCGGATCTACCGGGTGCGGGATCCACGGGCCGCGGTGCTCGAGCGGGCCCTCGGGGAGCTCGAGCGGGGCGGGAGCGTGGGGGCGCGCCTCGCGCTCGCGCGGGCCACGGAGCGCGCGGCCGAGGCCTTGCTCGCCGAGCGCCACCCGGATCGACCGCTCAAGGCGAACGTCGAGTTCTACACGGCCGTCCTGCTCGACGCGGTGGGCCTGCCGCGTGAGCTCTTCACGCCCACCTTCGCCGTGGGGCGGGCGGCTGGGTGGTCGGCGCACGTGCAGGAGCAGCGCCGGGCGGGGCGCCTCATCCGGCCGGCTTCGCGGTATGTTGGGCCCGTCCCGGCCTGAATGACGCTGCTCGTCATCGATCCGCCACTGTACATCTAGACAGCGGCCACGACCTGGGGTAGCGACCCGCCCGAGCGGATCGCGCAGGGTGCGGGCGCGCGCCCCGGCCCTGCAACGGAAAACGGAGAAGACCATGGACGTGGCAGATCCCATTCCTCCCTCGGTCCAGGCCCTGATGGACCTGTTCGCGAGCGAGCTCTCGCATGTGAGCTTCCCGGGCGTCGATCGGGCGATCCTCGAGCAGGTGGTCACCGACGTTCGGACCCACACCGAGGCCGTGGTGAAGGCCGAGGCGGCGCTCGAGGCGGCGCGCGCGGCGCTGCGCGAGAGCGAGGAGACGCTGTCGAGCAAGACCACGAAGGCGCTCGCGTACGCGCGGGTCTACGCCGAGGATCACCCCGACATCCGGTCGAAGGTCGACTCGGTCGCGCGGATCGCGGGCGTCTCGTCCTCGCCGCCCGGGCCTTCCAAGGAGGCCAGCGGCGACGCGCCGAAGCGTCGCGGGCGCCCGGCGAAGGTGAAGCCGGCGGCGAGCGCCGAGCCGGCCGCCGAGCCGAGCGACGCGACCCCGGCGGCGCCTCCGGTCATGGAGCTCGGGCCCTCGTCGATGACCGGCGAGGAGACGGCCCCCGAGCCGTCCGAGCTCCCTGGCGTGTCCGAGCAGAACGGCTCGGCGCACCCGGCCTGAGCGGAGCGCTCTCAACGTAGGCGCGGCACGCGTGCTCCTTCGAGCGCGAGCAGCCGCGCCTTCGTCTGCACCCCACCTGGCGCGGAGAACCCGACGGCTGCGCCGGCTGCGCCCAGGATCCGGTGGCAAGGCACCACGATGGGGATCGGGTTCTTCGCGAGCGCTTGCCCCACGGCGCGGGCGGCGCCTCGGGGGCGGCCGAGGCGCGCGGCGAGCTCGCCGTACGTGACGGTTTGGCCGGGCGGGATGTCCCGCGCGGCCAGGTACACGGCCCGGTAAAACGGCGGCACGCGCTCGAGATCGAGCGGCACCTTCGAAAAATCCTGCGGCGCGCCGCCGAGGTGCGCCGCCACGAGGTCCATCACCTCCTCGGCCCAGGGAGGCGGCGCTGCGTGCACCGCTCCGGGCGCGCTCGCGGCGATCCACGCGATCGTCTCCTCTTCCCGTTCGCTCGGCAGCGCGAGCGCGTAGAGCCCTCGCTCGCTCCAGGCCACGACCACGCGACCGAGCGGCGTATCGAAGGGCGCGAACCTCAATCCGTCCATAATGGTGCTTCCTACCAAACCCCGACCTCGACGTCCACGACGGTTTGTCGCCGGGCGCGCCTGGTCTCCGGAGAACCCAGGGAGTCGCTCCACCTGCTCGCTGGTCCGTCCGCGTCATTGCCGTACGGCCGCGTACGTGCGTGGCGGAGCGCCCCTGGAGCAGCCGCTTCCCGCGCTCGTGTACGCCTCCACGGCGATCCACCCCGGGAGCTCTTCTCTGCCCGGGTTCATTTTGCGCTCCGTTCTGGATACACCCGCTCCTCGGTATGGGGCGTGCATTACCGCGCCTCGTTCCTGCTGTGGGGTGCATACCATCGGGCACGGCGACGCCGGCTATTCCCGGAATTCCCCGATGGCGTGCGCGATCGAATTCGTCACCTTGTGAGTCCGTGCTGGACTCATTGATCAACTTGAAACGGCGCGTGGGCGTCGATCGAGCTTCGAGCGGAGGGCGTGCATGACGCGATCCAGGGTTCGGCTGGGTGGAAGGTGCTTCGGGTTTCTCGTCGGCGCGGCGCTCGCGGCCGCGATGTTCCTCCAGGTGGAGGCGCCGTCGGCCGCGCCCGCGCATTGCGACTTCCTGGCGCGCCTCGCCGAGGCGCCGGGGTATCCGGATGGCATCGTCCTCCGCAAGAACCGCATCTACGTCGCGGGCCCGGCGTGGGGCGTCGACGTCGGCGCGGTCCCCTCCGAGATCGCGGTGTTCCACCCGAAGACGGGGGCCGCGCGCGGCACGATCCCCATTCAAGGGGAGGACCTCGCCGCGCCCCACGCCCTCACCGGCCTCACCGTCGACGCGAGCGGCCGTCTTTATGCGTTGAGCTCGCAGCTCGGCCTCCTCAGGCTCTCGGAGAAGGGCCACGGCAAATGGCACCAGTCGGTTTATGCCGGGCCCTTCCCCGACACCCTGCTCTGCGATCCCGCCGAGCCCTCGGACCTGTGCTCCCTCGTCACCAAAGAATTGCCGCCGATGCCCAGCGACATCGCGTTCGCCAAGGACGGCAATGCCTACGTGACCGACGCGGCCCAGGCCACCATTTTCCGGATCCCGCCCGGCGGCGGCGCGCCCGAGGTCTGGCTCGAGAGCACGAAGCTCGCCGGTTTCTACGACCTCCAGGGCGCGCGCGGCATCGTCGTGAGCCCGGACGGCAAGAGCGTCTACGTGACGGTCTCGTACGCGGCCGACGCGCCGTGGGAGGGCCGCGTGTATCGGATCCCGCGTATCCCTTCGCCGAAGGAGGCCGACGTCGCGCTCGTGGCCGTCTTCCCGGATTTCGAGGGCCCCTCGGGCCTCGCCCTCGGCGAGGACGGCGCGCTCTTCGTGGCCCTGTCCCTCAAGGACGAGATCGCGGTCGTGGACCCGGCCGGCGGCGAGCTCGGTCGATTCTCCGCCGCCACGAACGACGACATCCCCCTCGATGGCCCGGCGCACCTCGCCTTCGACGGCAAGGGCGGCGTCTTCGTGACGAACCAGGCCGTCGCCAGCGGGTTATCCGACCATTTCGCGGTGGTCGAGGTCGACGTGGGGGATCGGGGCCGGAAAATCCACCCGCCGAAGGTGCCTTGAGGGCCGCTCGACCACGCCCAGGACCTTCTGATACGCTCGGCGCGCCATGCGTGCGCCGCTTCGCCCCACGACCTCGAGCGCCCTCTTCGTCGCGACCGCCCTGCTCGTCCTGTCCGCCTGCGCGCCCACGCAGGAGCGGTGCGCCGCCGCGCCCGCCGCCGCGCCTGCCCCTGCGCGCGGGGGGCGGGGCGAGTTTTTCCTGGGCAACGCACGCGATGTCGTCGAGAAAAACCCGATCGGGCCGGACGAGAAGACCAAGCTCGTCCCGCTCTTCGAGAATGCCGATCACACGGTCAACGTGATCCAGACCCGGGGCGCCGTGCCCGCGCATTACCATGCCGAGCACGACGAGCTCGTCGTGATCCTGGAGGGCAGCGGGACGTTCACCGTGGAGGGGCAGACGCGCGTGGTGAAGGCGGGCGACGTGCAGGTCATCCCGCGCGGCGCCGTGCATTCCTACGTGCACGACGGCCCCGGCGTGACCGTCGTCGTGTCGACGTTCTCGCCGAGGTTCGATCCGAAAGATCGAATCATGGTCGACGCGAAGAAATGAGCACCGGCGCCCCGGTCCTCGGGCGGCGCCTCAGACGCTCGGCGGCGGCGAGGATTCGCGCTTGTCGGAGAGCTCGGCCCGCGCCAGGCGGTCGAGCGAGAGGGCGACCGCGCCTTGCGCCATCGCTTGCTCCTCGGGCCGCAGCCCCGCCCGCGCCGCGAGCCATGGCCGCACGTGGCGCCGCAGGACGTCGGGCAGCACCAAGCGTTGTTGCCGGATGTGCGCCTCGGCGTCCGTGCGCGCGCTCTCGTGGCTGTAGACGTGCAGCGCGCCCTCGTGCTCGCCCTCCGGCGCCGCGCTCGGCACGAGCGACAGCCCCGTCGCGAGCCGCAGCACGGTCACGGTCGCGCTGTATCGTTTTGGCTTCGGCAGGTCCGTCTCGACGTACGTGTTTTGCGTGCACGTCGCCACGAAGAGCCGCTCGCCTGCCCGCGCGCGCGCGGCGAGCGCCCGCCACGGCGCGAGCTGCCAGTCGGCCGGCGGCAGATCGCCGTGTGTCCCGTCGATCGCGAGCACGCCCGAGGGATCACGGCCTGCGATGAGCTCGCGGCGCACGGCCTGACAACCCGCGGAGAAACCCGCGAGGATGACGTCGCCCACGGTCGCGCCCGTCGTCGTCGCGACGCGGGCCACGGTCTGCGGCAATGGCTCGCCCACGGCCTCGTCGTAGGCGACGATGCTCGGCTCGGGCCCCAGCGCGGCGCGCAGATCCGCGTCGACGTGCGCGCCCACCAGATAAAGAACGACGAGCGGACGCTGCTCTCCCTCTCCACGCTGCACGAGGCGATAAGCCATTGGATTTCCTCCGCGCTGGCCGGCGAGCGCCGGACGTCTCGATCCTCCAGCATAGCATCGATATCGCCGCTCGGGTCATTTCAGGTTCTCTCCGATACGGGAATCATGGCATGCTCCCCGCCGATGCTCGGCTTCTTCAAGGAGCGAAGGCGCAAAGCCGTCCGGGGCCGGCCCTTTCCGCCCGCGTGGGAGGGGATCCTCTCGGAGAACGTGCCCTACTTCGGTCGGCTCGCCCCCGAGGACCAGGACGAGCTCCGCGGCCTCGTGTTGATTTTCCTCGACGAGAAGCGCTTCGAGGGCTGCGGCGGGCTCGACGTCGACGACGAAATTCGCGTCACGATCGCGGCCCAGGCCTGCATCCTGCTCCTCAACCGCGCGAGCGACGTCTACCCGGATCTCGAGGTCGTCCTCGTGTATCCGAGCACCTACGTCGACCGCCGCCCGCGGACGATCGAGGGCGGCATCGTCGTCGAGGACGGCGAGACGCGGCTCGGCGAGTCGTGGGGGCGCGGCGTGGTCGTGCTGGCCTGGGACGCGGTGCTGCGCGGCGCGGCCGACGTCCGCGACGGCCACAACGTCGTCCTGCACGAGTTCGCCCACCAGCTCGACACCGAGGACGGCGCGGCCGACGGCGCGCCCGTGCTGCCGAAACGCGCGGCCTACGGGCCCTGGGCGCGTGTCCTCGGCGCGGCGTACGACGGGCTCTTGCGGGACCTCGCCTCGGGAGACCGGACCGTCATCGACAGCTACGGCGCGAAGAACCCGGCCGAGTTCTTCGCTGTCGTGACCGAAGCCTTCTTCGAGCGGCCGCGCGCCCTGCGGGCCCGACATCCCGCGCTCTACGAGCAGATGCGCGACTTCTACCAGCAGGACCCGGCCGAGTTGTCGTGCTAGGACGGCGCTCCCTCGACCGACCTCGTTTCGACCATCCTCTATGTCCAGAACCGCCACCGATCGCCCCGCCGCCGTGCTCGTCGCGGTCCAGCTCTCCACCGTCGCCGACGTGGATCACGAGGCCGACATGGCCGAGCTCGGCAGGCTCGTGAACACGCTCGGCTACGACATCGTCGCGACGGTGTCGCAGCGCCGCTCGCACGTCTCGAAGGGCGCCGTGCTCGGGGAAGGGAAGCTCCGCGCCCTCGCCGAGATCACCGGCGGGCCCGGCCCCGCGGGCATGCGCTTCAGGAAGCCGGGCACGAAGCGCGACGACGACGCGGACGAGCACGACGAGGCGCCCGAGAGCGTCGAAGGCGAGGACGACGCGGACGACGACGCCGGCTCCGTCGTCGCGACGAAACCCCCCACGCTCGTCGTCGTCGATCACGACCTCACGCCGAGCCAGCTCCGCAACCTGGAGAAGTGCACGGGCCTCGAGGTCCTCGATCGCAGCGGCGTGATCATCGAGATCTTCCACCGCCACGCGCGCAGCCGCGAGGCGCGGCTCGAGGTCGAGATCGCGCGCCTCAACTACGTCGCGCCCCGCATGCGCGAGTCGAGCGCCGGCGGCGACAGGCAACGCGGCCGCGGCGCGGGCGAGAGCCAGCTCGAGCTCGACCGGCGCAAGATCCGTGATCGGATCGCCGAGCTGCGCAAGGAGATCGACGGCATCCAGCGCGAGCAGGCCACGCGGCGCGCGCTGCGCCAGAACGCCCGCCGCGTCGCGCTCGTGGGTTACACGAACGCGGGCAAGTCCTCGCTCATGCGCGCGCTCACGGGCAGCGACGTCTACGTGATGGACAAGCTCTTCGCGACGCTCGACACCACGGTGCGCGCGCTGCACCCCGAGGTGAAGCCGCGGATCCTCGTGTCCGACACCGTCGGCTTCATCAAGAAGCTGCCGCACGACCTCGTGGCCTCCTTCCGCTCCACGCTCGACGAGGCGCTCGAGGCCTCGCTCCTGCTCTACGTGGCCGACGCCTCGGACCCGACCTTCCGCAGCCAGCTCGACGTGACCCGCTCGACGCTCGCGGAGATCGGCGCGGAGGGCGTGCCCTACAAGCTCGTGCTGAACAAGATCGATCGGATCTCCGACGAGGAGCGGCTGATCCTCTCGCGCGAGTTCCCCGAGGCGATCCTGCTCTCGGCCAAGGATCCCGCGGACGTCGCGCGCCTTCGGCTCGTCCTCGTCGACTTCTTCGACGCGCTCATGGTCCCCGGCGAGCTCGTCGTGCCGTACACGAAGCAGGCCCTCGTCAGCGAGGTCTACGAGCACGCGAAGGTCCTCTCCGAGACCTACGACGAGGCCGGCGCGCACCTCGTGCTCCGCGCCGAGCCCGCCGCGCTCGCGCGGCTCCAGAGCTTGATCACGCGATGACGCGAGCCATGCGCCAAGCCGATCCCGCCCGCCCGCGCCTCCACCTCGTCGACGCCACCTACGAGCTCTTCCGCGCCTACTTCGCGCAGCCCTCCCGCAAGGCCCCCGACGGCCGCGAGGTCGGCGCCGTCCGCGGCTTGCTCTCGACGTTGATGGTCCTCACGCGGGACGCCACGCACCTCGCTTGCGCGACCGATCACGTCGTGACCTCCTTCCGCAACGACCTCTACGCCGGCTACAAGACCGGCGACGGCCTGCCGGAGGAGCTCACCTCGCAGTTCGCCCTCGCCGAGGACGCCATGCGCGCGCTCGGGCTCGTCGTCTGGCCCATGATCGAATTCGAGGCCGACGACGCGATCGCCGCCGCGGCGGCCCGCTTCTCGGAAGACGCGGGCCAGGTCTTGATCGCCTCGGTGGACAAGGACCTCGCGCAGTGTGTCGACGGCA includes these proteins:
- a CDS encoding dienelactone hydrolase family protein; amino-acid sequence: MVDERMENTPVRVPAGGVMLDGDLGNPAGARGVVVFAHGSGSSRFSRRNRHVASILQARGLATLLVDLLTVEEEAVDLRTAEVRFDIDLLARRVVGIVDWLGGETVTAGLGIGIFGASTGAAAALVAAAERPEAVKAVVSRGGRPDLAGGALPQVKAPTLLIVGGADTLVIDLNQQAFEDLRCERQIVIVPRATHLFEEPGALDQVADLAGHWFEAHMAPGERRMARAS
- a CDS encoding SIR2 family protein produces the protein MAEGDITSDLGRQLAAGRVVLFTGAGFSVDAKAHDGSPIPSGPELADELWQICFPGERRDGSALSDLFQHALTEAPDELEALLRRRLTVDAARLPAFYRVWFALPWRRIYTLNVDDLASAAAARFDLPRPLVIRAALAGDPPPDEVPASSRLEVVHLNGHVRSGARGVTFSTTQYGARLATEKDPHYAALVHDFCEQPFVFVGTRLDESPLWQELERMAGANGEEPHLPRPRSLLVTPHIERARQSLLERLGVAWVPRSTRDFTGEVLLPIARSLGVA
- the crcB gene encoding fluoride efflux transporter CrcB — encoded protein: MKLVWVCVGGALGSGARFLVTTWSLQRYGPAFPYGTLAVNIAGSFLLALLFQLSRSVTWLSPTLQMALGAGFMGGFTTYSTFNLELVQYAQNGQTRLAATYGAATLVGCLCAGFVGMHLGRLPSPR
- a CDS encoding citrate synthase; this encodes MDLAKQNGAAKAGGLDGVVVADTALSEVDGERGRLVVAGHDIEALAGRVGFEDLCGLLWTGAAPDAATRRAIGQALAEGRALAFEQIPALGEALVAEDGSAALMACVAHFGARAAWRAEGAAPWTELGRVTGAVATFAAAWARRRAGGQPIAPDVSLGHAADYLRMVRGEVAPEAAARALDAYLVTVADHGMNASTFTARVVASTGSDLVSAIVAATGALKGPLHGGAPGPVLDMLDAIGEPGRAGAWIAAELAAGRRIMGMGHRIYRVRDPRAAVLERALGELERGGSVGARLALARATERAAEALLAERHPDRPLKANVEFYTAVLLDAVGLPRELFTPTFAVGRAAGWSAHVQEQRRAGRLIRPASRYVGPVPA
- a CDS encoding potassium transporter Kup, producing MTEDQAGTLPSTPPPASAAPHAAAPHGATSPGARWALLLGALGVVFGDIGTSPLYAIKECFSPASPHRVLPTPDNILGILSLVFWSLLMVVTVKYLTFVLKADNQGSGGILALLALVPTRKGPGTGLLVLLVLLGASLLYGEGVITPAISVLSAMEGLEIVYEPLKPAVVPLTVLILVALFLVQKRGTGGIGSVFGTVTLIWFVTIAALGARWIVANPSVLAAVDPRNAVRFFLEHKSHGFLLLGAVVLCITGCEALYADMGHFGRGPIRRVWFVVVWPALLLNYFGQGAYLLQHPEGATNPFYALAPSWARGPTVAIATAATIVASQALISGAFSLTQQAVQLGYFPRVTIVHTSKDTEGQIYIPEINRALLVACITLVLMFRSSTSLAAAYGIAVTATMTITTMVYFVVVTQRWGWPLWKALPPVAVFLAIDVSFFTANAAKFFHGGWFPVALAAVLFTVMTTWKSGRRILAESFKEGVLPLELFLEDVERTKPHRVRGTAVFMASNPNGTPPVLLHHFKHNQVLHEQVVLLSIMNERVPEIPPEARLSVEHKGHGFYRVTARYGFMQTPHVPSLLAACEEHGLSIELGRASYYLGRETLLPTGRSKMWKWRKDLFAFISRNARPATAYFGLPPGRVVELGMQIDL
- a CDS encoding citrate/2-methylcitrate synthase is translated as MSNVDQRGLINQPTGFDNQPESLLSGPEAAALLGVKRETLYAYTSRGLVRSVPSDGGRSRLYVREDLERLKARSDARRGHGPVAASALRWGEPVLTSTITTIGPEGPRYRGQAATALAAAGAPFESVAELLWTGTLPRERPTWTVPEDAALPVTRLADLVPDGAPPVATLALAVPALAARDPLRFAATEEAELPRARGLIRRLAALSALPAGARRAKAALAEPTVSRALLVALGGRKTERAEAAVERALVLIADHELATSTFAVRVTASTGADLYACVSAGLAAVSGPKHGGACDRIEAVVAEVGRPERARDVVAARARRGDAILELGHPFYPEGDPRTPPLLVDAARVGAPRKTDVAALFALLDATKEAGYPPPSVDVGLVALCLALGLPPGAATTFFAIGRLAGWIAHALEQRGDPTLLRPRSVAS